In Eubalaena glacialis isolate mEubGla1 chromosome 3, mEubGla1.1.hap2.+ XY, whole genome shotgun sequence, the following are encoded in one genomic region:
- the ANGEL2 gene encoding protein angel homolog 2 isoform X2 has protein sequence MGRVRAFRTRYPMLPHHQKSLGRDWTAPWENLQRCCWNRHISSCMRWPGHYSRAPYPYFSSRHFSLNWRPPCLFESRTQFQYWNWRPDNLSQTSLIHLSSYIMNSEGDEPSSKRRKHQGTIKRHWEDVCNHNKEETKILGDKNDDPICEDSENKFDFSVMSYNILSQDLLEDNSHLYKHCRRPVLHWSFRFPNILKEIKHFDADVLCLQEVQEDHYGTEIRPSLESLGYHCEYKMRTGRKPDGCAICFKHSKFSLLSVNPVEFYRRDVPLLDRDNVGLVLLLQPKIPSAASPAICVANTHLLYNPRRGDIKLTQLAMLLAEISSVAHQKDGSFCPIVMCGDFNSVPGSPLYSFIKEGKLNYEGLAIGKVSGQEQSSRGQRILSIPIWPPNLGISQNCVYEVQQVPKVEKTDSDLTQTQLDKTEVLVTAEKLSSKLQHHFSLSSVYSHYFPDTGIPEVTTCHSRSAITVDYIFYSAEKEGVAGQPGAEVALVGGLKLLARLSLLTEQDLWTVNGLPNENNSSDHLPLLAKFRLEL, from the exons GTGGGAGAATCTGCAAAGGTGTTGCTGGAACAGACATATTTCTAGTTGTATGAGGTGGCCTGGACATTATTCTCGTGCTCCTTACCCATACTTCAGTAGTAGGCATTTTTCACTAAATTGGAGACCACCTTGTTTGTTTGAGTCTAGAACTCAGTTTCAGTACTGGAACTGGAGACCTGACAACCTGAGCCAGACATCTTTGATTCATCTCTCTAGTTACATCATGAACTCTGAGGGAGATGAGCCTTCATCAAAACGAAGAAAACACCAAG GCACAATAAAACGGCATTGGGAAGATGTATGTAACCATAACAAAGAAGAAACGAAGATCCTAGGAGACAAAAATGATGACCCCATATGTGAAGACAGTGAGAACAAGTTTGACTTTTCAGTGATGTCCTATAATATACTTTCTCAAGATTTATTGGAAGACAATTCACACCTTTATAAACACTGCCGGCGGCCAGTATTACACTggagttttaggtttcccaatattctgaaagaaattaaacacttTGATGCAGAC gtactttgtttgcaagaagtgcaagaAGATCATTATGGAACAGAGATCAGGCCAAGTTTGGAATCATTGG gTTATCACTGTGAATACAAGATGCGGACAGGAAGGAAACCTGATGGCTGTGCCATTTGCTTCAAACATTCCAAATTTTCCCTCTTATCAGTGAACCCAGTGGAATTCTACCGCCGTGATGTTCCTCTATTGGACAGAGACAATGTTGGATTAGTGTTACTCTTGCAGCCCAAAATCCCAAGTGCTGCCTCCCCTGCGATCTGTGTGGCTAACACACATCTGTTGTATAACCCAAGGCGAGGTGATATTAAACTGACCCAATTGGCAATGCTTCTGGCAGAGATTTCCAGTGTTGCCCATCAGAAAGATGGCAGCTTCTGCCCCATTGTTATGTGTGGTGACTTTAATTCTGTTCCTGGTTCTCCACTCTATAGTTTTATAAAGGAAGGGAAATTGAATTATGAAGGACTTGCCATAGGAAAG GTATCTGGCCAGGAACAGTCTTCACGGGGACAAAGAATTTTATCTATTCCAATTTGGCCCCCAAACCTAGGTATCTCACAGAACTGTGTGTATGAGGTACAGCAGGTACCAAAAGTAGAAAAGACAG ACAGTGATCTGACACAAACACAGCTGGACAAAACAGAGGTCCTAGTAACAGCTGAAAA atTATCTTCAAAGTTACAGCACCATTTCAGCTTGTCATCTGTTTATTCACATTATTTTCCTGACACTGGAATTCCAGAAGTGACCACCTGTCATTCCCGAAGTGCCATAACTGtggattatattttctattctgcTGAAAAGGAAGGTGTTGCTGGGCAGCCAG GAGCCGAAGTTGCTTTGGTTGGTGGCTTGAAACTTCTAGCTAGACTGTCACTTCTTACAGAACAAGACTTATGGACTGTTAATGGACTTCCAAATGAAAATAACTCTTCGGATCATCTGCCTTTATTGGCTAAATTCAGACTTGAGCTCTGA
- the ANGEL2 gene encoding protein angel homolog 2 isoform X1: MEAWRCVRRGYGRCAVGRGRYPMLPHHQKSLGRDWTAPWENLQRCCWNRHISSCMRWPGHYSRAPYPYFSSRHFSLNWRPPCLFESRTQFQYWNWRPDNLSQTSLIHLSSYIMNSEGDEPSSKRRKHQGTIKRHWEDVCNHNKEETKILGDKNDDPICEDSENKFDFSVMSYNILSQDLLEDNSHLYKHCRRPVLHWSFRFPNILKEIKHFDADVLCLQEVQEDHYGTEIRPSLESLGYHCEYKMRTGRKPDGCAICFKHSKFSLLSVNPVEFYRRDVPLLDRDNVGLVLLLQPKIPSAASPAICVANTHLLYNPRRGDIKLTQLAMLLAEISSVAHQKDGSFCPIVMCGDFNSVPGSPLYSFIKEGKLNYEGLAIGKVSGQEQSSRGQRILSIPIWPPNLGISQNCVYEVQQVPKVEKTDSDLTQTQLDKTEVLVTAEKLSSKLQHHFSLSSVYSHYFPDTGIPEVTTCHSRSAITVDYIFYSAEKEGVAGQPGAEVALVGGLKLLARLSLLTEQDLWTVNGLPNENNSSDHLPLLAKFRLEL; this comes from the exons GTGGGAGAATCTGCAAAGGTGTTGCTGGAACAGACATATTTCTAGTTGTATGAGGTGGCCTGGACATTATTCTCGTGCTCCTTACCCATACTTCAGTAGTAGGCATTTTTCACTAAATTGGAGACCACCTTGTTTGTTTGAGTCTAGAACTCAGTTTCAGTACTGGAACTGGAGACCTGACAACCTGAGCCAGACATCTTTGATTCATCTCTCTAGTTACATCATGAACTCTGAGGGAGATGAGCCTTCATCAAAACGAAGAAAACACCAAG GCACAATAAAACGGCATTGGGAAGATGTATGTAACCATAACAAAGAAGAAACGAAGATCCTAGGAGACAAAAATGATGACCCCATATGTGAAGACAGTGAGAACAAGTTTGACTTTTCAGTGATGTCCTATAATATACTTTCTCAAGATTTATTGGAAGACAATTCACACCTTTATAAACACTGCCGGCGGCCAGTATTACACTggagttttaggtttcccaatattctgaaagaaattaaacacttTGATGCAGAC gtactttgtttgcaagaagtgcaagaAGATCATTATGGAACAGAGATCAGGCCAAGTTTGGAATCATTGG gTTATCACTGTGAATACAAGATGCGGACAGGAAGGAAACCTGATGGCTGTGCCATTTGCTTCAAACATTCCAAATTTTCCCTCTTATCAGTGAACCCAGTGGAATTCTACCGCCGTGATGTTCCTCTATTGGACAGAGACAATGTTGGATTAGTGTTACTCTTGCAGCCCAAAATCCCAAGTGCTGCCTCCCCTGCGATCTGTGTGGCTAACACACATCTGTTGTATAACCCAAGGCGAGGTGATATTAAACTGACCCAATTGGCAATGCTTCTGGCAGAGATTTCCAGTGTTGCCCATCAGAAAGATGGCAGCTTCTGCCCCATTGTTATGTGTGGTGACTTTAATTCTGTTCCTGGTTCTCCACTCTATAGTTTTATAAAGGAAGGGAAATTGAATTATGAAGGACTTGCCATAGGAAAG GTATCTGGCCAGGAACAGTCTTCACGGGGACAAAGAATTTTATCTATTCCAATTTGGCCCCCAAACCTAGGTATCTCACAGAACTGTGTGTATGAGGTACAGCAGGTACCAAAAGTAGAAAAGACAG ACAGTGATCTGACACAAACACAGCTGGACAAAACAGAGGTCCTAGTAACAGCTGAAAA atTATCTTCAAAGTTACAGCACCATTTCAGCTTGTCATCTGTTTATTCACATTATTTTCCTGACACTGGAATTCCAGAAGTGACCACCTGTCATTCCCGAAGTGCCATAACTGtggattatattttctattctgcTGAAAAGGAAGGTGTTGCTGGGCAGCCAG GAGCCGAAGTTGCTTTGGTTGGTGGCTTGAAACTTCTAGCTAGACTGTCACTTCTTACAGAACAAGACTTATGGACTGTTAATGGACTTCCAAATGAAAATAACTCTTCGGATCATCTGCCTTTATTGGCTAAATTCAGACTTGAGCTCTGA
- the ANGEL2 gene encoding protein angel homolog 2 isoform X3, with protein MLPHHQKSLGRDWTAPWENLQRCCWNRHISSCMRWPGHYSRAPYPYFSSRHFSLNWRPPCLFESRTQFQYWNWRPDNLSQTSLIHLSSYIMNSEGDEPSSKRRKHQGTIKRHWEDVCNHNKEETKILGDKNDDPICEDSENKFDFSVMSYNILSQDLLEDNSHLYKHCRRPVLHWSFRFPNILKEIKHFDADVLCLQEVQEDHYGTEIRPSLESLGYHCEYKMRTGRKPDGCAICFKHSKFSLLSVNPVEFYRRDVPLLDRDNVGLVLLLQPKIPSAASPAICVANTHLLYNPRRGDIKLTQLAMLLAEISSVAHQKDGSFCPIVMCGDFNSVPGSPLYSFIKEGKLNYEGLAIGKVSGQEQSSRGQRILSIPIWPPNLGISQNCVYEVQQVPKVEKTDSDLTQTQLDKTEVLVTAEKLSSKLQHHFSLSSVYSHYFPDTGIPEVTTCHSRSAITVDYIFYSAEKEGVAGQPGAEVALVGGLKLLARLSLLTEQDLWTVNGLPNENNSSDHLPLLAKFRLEL; from the exons GTGGGAGAATCTGCAAAGGTGTTGCTGGAACAGACATATTTCTAGTTGTATGAGGTGGCCTGGACATTATTCTCGTGCTCCTTACCCATACTTCAGTAGTAGGCATTTTTCACTAAATTGGAGACCACCTTGTTTGTTTGAGTCTAGAACTCAGTTTCAGTACTGGAACTGGAGACCTGACAACCTGAGCCAGACATCTTTGATTCATCTCTCTAGTTACATCATGAACTCTGAGGGAGATGAGCCTTCATCAAAACGAAGAAAACACCAAG GCACAATAAAACGGCATTGGGAAGATGTATGTAACCATAACAAAGAAGAAACGAAGATCCTAGGAGACAAAAATGATGACCCCATATGTGAAGACAGTGAGAACAAGTTTGACTTTTCAGTGATGTCCTATAATATACTTTCTCAAGATTTATTGGAAGACAATTCACACCTTTATAAACACTGCCGGCGGCCAGTATTACACTggagttttaggtttcccaatattctgaaagaaattaaacacttTGATGCAGAC gtactttgtttgcaagaagtgcaagaAGATCATTATGGAACAGAGATCAGGCCAAGTTTGGAATCATTGG gTTATCACTGTGAATACAAGATGCGGACAGGAAGGAAACCTGATGGCTGTGCCATTTGCTTCAAACATTCCAAATTTTCCCTCTTATCAGTGAACCCAGTGGAATTCTACCGCCGTGATGTTCCTCTATTGGACAGAGACAATGTTGGATTAGTGTTACTCTTGCAGCCCAAAATCCCAAGTGCTGCCTCCCCTGCGATCTGTGTGGCTAACACACATCTGTTGTATAACCCAAGGCGAGGTGATATTAAACTGACCCAATTGGCAATGCTTCTGGCAGAGATTTCCAGTGTTGCCCATCAGAAAGATGGCAGCTTCTGCCCCATTGTTATGTGTGGTGACTTTAATTCTGTTCCTGGTTCTCCACTCTATAGTTTTATAAAGGAAGGGAAATTGAATTATGAAGGACTTGCCATAGGAAAG GTATCTGGCCAGGAACAGTCTTCACGGGGACAAAGAATTTTATCTATTCCAATTTGGCCCCCAAACCTAGGTATCTCACAGAACTGTGTGTATGAGGTACAGCAGGTACCAAAAGTAGAAAAGACAG ACAGTGATCTGACACAAACACAGCTGGACAAAACAGAGGTCCTAGTAACAGCTGAAAA atTATCTTCAAAGTTACAGCACCATTTCAGCTTGTCATCTGTTTATTCACATTATTTTCCTGACACTGGAATTCCAGAAGTGACCACCTGTCATTCCCGAAGTGCCATAACTGtggattatattttctattctgcTGAAAAGGAAGGTGTTGCTGGGCAGCCAG GAGCCGAAGTTGCTTTGGTTGGTGGCTTGAAACTTCTAGCTAGACTGTCACTTCTTACAGAACAAGACTTATGGACTGTTAATGGACTTCCAAATGAAAATAACTCTTCGGATCATCTGCCTTTATTGGCTAAATTCAGACTTGAGCTCTGA